A segment of the Terriglobia bacterium genome:
TCGCTTGTTTGGCGGAGTCGCGCTTGCTTCCACGCCGGTCCGTGCTACGCTTTGCTGCCCATTAGGAGGTACCAAACAGGGAGCTCGGCTGGGGCGGTCGTCTTCTGCTCATGCTCGCAGCTTCGTGGCGGCTGCGCACCTTGAGCTTCTCTAACAGGCGATGTACGTGGTGCTTGACGGTGCTTGCGGCAATGCCGAGATGACTGGCAATCTCTTTATTGCTCAGACCATCGTTGACCAACTGCAGAATCTCGCTTTCTCGCTCGGTAAGCGGTGCGCCGGTAATCTTCTGCTCTCTGCGGCTCAGCCGGCCGATCGCATCCACGACGATTTGCGTGATGTGGCCCGAGGAAACAGTCTGGTTATTCCGCAACATCTCCAGAGTACTGATCAAATGGGTGATTCCCTTGTTGCCGGGAACGCATGCGCAGACGCCTGCTTCGATGAAACGCACAAGCTCTGTATCCGTGCATTCGTTGCTCAGCAGCACGATTTTGGAAGCCGGAAATTCAGCCCGCGCCCAACGCGAGCTGGCGATCACTGCTTCCGCATCCGGCAATGACG
Coding sequences within it:
- a CDS encoding response regulator transcription factor, with translation MKQDGKVLVNVGMDRLYHEIFASALSLHGWQVKSYQRECPLSSETAAIVLITSLPDAEAVIASSRWARAEFPASKIVLLSNECTDTELVRFIEAGVCACVPGNKGITHLISTLEMLRNNQTVSSGHITQIVVDAIGRLSRREQKITGAPLTERESEILQLVNDGLSNKEIASHLGIAASTVKHHVHRLLEKLKVRSRHEAASMSRRRPPQPSSLFGTS